The following coding sequences lie in one Synechococcus sp. PCC 7336 genomic window:
- a CDS encoding IS5 family transposase, giving the protein MTRQSYDTDLTPAQCELLAPLLPPAKPGGRPRSVNVFEVVNAIFYLLRAGCAWRLLPHDFPAWQTVYHYFRQWEADGTWEALNHALRQQLRETVGRNPSPSAACLDSQSVKTAGAAQETGFDGGKKVKGRKRTILVDTMGLLLGAKVHSARRSDHDGLTLLGIWFASMWSCLQLIWTDKTFGGKSFVAWVEQAFGWTIEVVQRPAEQKGFQLLPRRWVVERTFAWFGRYRRLSKDYEYLPTTSETMLYAAMVNLMLRRLA; this is encoded by the coding sequence ATGACACGCCAATCCTACGACACCGATCTAACCCCTGCCCAGTGCGAGCTTCTAGCTCCGCTATTACCGCCAGCTAAGCCAGGCGGTCGTCCCCGCAGCGTCAACGTTTTCGAAGTGGTCAATGCCATCTTCTATCTGTTGAGAGCCGGATGTGCCTGGCGTCTGCTGCCCCACGACTTCCCCGCTTGGCAAACGGTCTACCATTACTTCCGTCAGTGGGAAGCCGATGGCACCTGGGAAGCTCTCAACCATGCTCTGCGCCAGCAACTGAGAGAAACGGTGGGGCGCAATCCTTCTCCCTCGGCAGCCTGCCTGGATTCCCAATCGGTCAAAACAGCTGGTGCCGCTCAAGAAACAGGCTTTGATGGAGGCAAAAAAGTTAAAGGTCGCAAGCGCACTATCCTGGTTGATACGATGGGTCTACTGCTGGGTGCCAAGGTCCACAGTGCCCGACGCTCCGACCATGACGGCCTCACCTTGCTGGGGATTTGGTTTGCCAGTATGTGGAGTTGCTTGCAATTGATTTGGACCGATAAAACCTTTGGTGGCAAATCTTTTGTGGCTTGGGTTGAGCAAGCGTTTGGCTGGACTATTGAAGTCGTACAACGGCCTGCTGAGCAAAAAGGGTTCCAGCTTTTACCTCGGCGATGGGTGGTTGAGCGCACCTTTGCCTGGTTTGGTCGATACCGTCGCTTGAGCAAGGACTACGAATATTTGCCCACTACGAGTGAGACGATGCTTTACGCTGCTATGGTCAATCTCATGCTTCGTAGGCTGGCTTGA
- a CDS encoding Ig-like domain-containing protein, with protein MGNAIFSGGLDIGQFSDVVTLTFSNPDLLQFDLNATVLSGGANRTPVFEPLPPLEVMPGDTLSLPLTATDADGDTVTFRIQADGPLPAGTLEGNGRLVFRPQLDEIGSYSFTLVATDGGAEVRQQVTLDVVADPVTTTHFSGTVASTEADPVTGEQLRLEGL; from the coding sequence TTGGGCAATGCCATCTTCTCGGGCGGTTTAGATATCGGCCAGTTCTCCGATGTGGTGACGCTGACCTTCAGCAATCCCGACCTGCTGCAGTTCGACCTCAATGCCACCGTGCTGTCGGGGGGAGCTAACCGAACGCCGGTCTTCGAACCCCTACCGCCTCTGGAGGTGATGCCGGGGGACACGCTATCGCTGCCGCTGACGGCAACGGATGCGGATGGGGATACGGTCACCTTCCGAATTCAGGCGGATGGTCCTCTGCCTGCGGGCACGTTGGAGGGCAATGGCCGTCTGGTGTTCCGGCCTCAACTGGATGAGATTGGCAGTTACAGCTTCACGTTGGTGGCCACCGATGGCGGCGCTGAGGTTCGTCAGCAAGTGACGCTCGATGTGGTGGCCGACCCGGTGACGACTACCCACTTTTCTGGCACGGTGGCCAGCACTGAAGCCGATCCGGTGACGGGGGAACAACTGCGCCTGGAGGGGTTGTGA
- the istB gene encoding IS21-like element helper ATPase IstB: MTDATTTLPLLLKRLKLTRLERLLPELVPLAEQEGWSYPTFLERLLSEEVAQRSEARIAQQVARAKFPFQATIETFDFTFRSELKRQMLGRFLGPELVSDNRSLILEGPPGTGKTHLCISMAYKASQNGFVARFTTAAALINELRIASDLNETLKSYVNPHVLVIDEMGYLGYGPGAADILFQVVDRRYHKGKPILFTTNKPLRQWGRVLHDPELARAIIDRTLHQGEYIKLSGSSYRLRGRKLDLDQTAHPEPTQTTQSLA, encoded by the coding sequence ATGACTGACGCTACCACTACATTGCCGCTGTTGCTCAAACGCTTGAAGCTCACCCGCCTCGAACGGCTGTTGCCCGAGCTGGTGCCGTTGGCCGAGCAAGAGGGATGGTCTTATCCCACTTTCTTAGAGCGCTTGCTCTCCGAGGAGGTGGCTCAGCGCAGCGAAGCCCGCATTGCTCAGCAGGTGGCGCGGGCTAAGTTCCCCTTCCAGGCCACGATTGAGACGTTTGACTTCACGTTCCGCAGCGAGCTCAAACGTCAAATGCTCGGGCGCTTTCTGGGGCCCGAGTTAGTCAGCGACAACCGCAGCCTCATCTTGGAGGGGCCTCCCGGCACTGGAAAGACACATCTGTGTATTTCGATGGCCTATAAAGCGAGCCAGAACGGCTTTGTGGCTCGCTTTACCACGGCAGCCGCTCTGATTAACGAGCTGCGCATTGCCAGCGACCTCAACGAGACTCTTAAAAGCTACGTCAACCCTCATGTGCTCGTGATTGATGAGATGGGCTATCTCGGCTATGGGCCAGGGGCGGCCGATATTCTCTTCCAGGTAGTGGATCGGCGCTACCACAAGGGAAAGCCGATTCTGTTTACCACCAACAAGCCTCTACGTCAGTGGGGGCGGGTCTTGCACGACCCCGAGTTGGCTCGGGCCATCATCGATCGCACCCTGCATCAGGGGGAGTACATCAAGTTGTCCGGCTCCTCTTATCGCTTGCGCGGTCGCAAGCTCGATCTCGACCAGACTGCTCACCCTGAGCCGACCCAGACGACTCAGTCGTTGGCTTGA
- the istA gene encoding IS21 family transposase, protein MAQKLRQTGATQKATRDLTGISERTIRRIEQEPAVSDTEEKNFRKSRKVGRPSRMEPYENLIREWLKEPRYPEDGPLKSIEVYTRLKAKGYSGGKSAVYDAVRRLRPSEPPTPIVRFEGLPGEFSQHDFGQRRVTFEDGSRHVIRFFASRLKYSRTIDVQLADNEQQETVVRCLLGAFERFGGVPLKCVFDNLSAAVNGRIKQAEGEVEVIWTQRFSQLVMDCGFIPVACWPYRPQQKGSVENLVGFVKGNFFCGRKLRDWADVAEQLSGWLDYVNHERVCDATQEIPAQRLLRESLRPCAHKAETYAFKVTAVVRPTARVHYRGLEYSVPAQAIGQSVTLHLQQQRVQVYLGERLLATHPRFPENGRSSVLGEHAEQLFGFRRGKPYAQRQLLLDLDPLVEPYLTELVHRRPNAWEADIDKIYQLYRQLGQAELLAAIALASEERCFGSEYLVEIAQTAAPADLLPIAQASGGTK, encoded by the coding sequence ATGGCACAAAAACTCAGACAAACGGGGGCGACTCAGAAAGCGACCCGTGACTTGACCGGAATCAGCGAGCGAACGATTCGCCGCATCGAGCAAGAACCAGCCGTCAGCGATACTGAGGAGAAGAATTTCCGGAAATCGAGAAAGGTGGGCCGTCCCAGCCGAATGGAGCCTTACGAAAACTTGATTAGAGAGTGGTTGAAGGAACCCAGATACCCCGAAGACGGCCCTCTCAAGAGCATTGAAGTGTACACCCGCTTGAAGGCCAAAGGCTACAGCGGCGGCAAAAGCGCCGTGTACGATGCGGTACGGCGTCTGCGCCCCAGTGAGCCACCCACCCCCATCGTGCGATTCGAAGGACTGCCGGGAGAGTTTTCTCAACACGACTTCGGACAGCGTCGAGTCACCTTTGAGGATGGCAGCCGCCATGTCATCCGATTTTTTGCCTCTCGCCTGAAATACTCTCGCACCATTGACGTGCAACTGGCGGACAACGAGCAGCAGGAAACGGTGGTGCGCTGCTTGCTGGGAGCCTTCGAGCGCTTTGGTGGCGTGCCGCTCAAGTGCGTGTTTGACAACCTCAGTGCCGCCGTCAATGGCCGCATCAAACAAGCGGAGGGGGAGGTGGAAGTCATCTGGACACAACGGTTTAGCCAGTTGGTGATGGACTGTGGGTTTATCCCGGTGGCCTGCTGGCCCTATCGCCCGCAACAGAAAGGCTCGGTGGAAAATCTGGTGGGCTTCGTCAAAGGCAATTTCTTCTGCGGACGAAAGTTGCGTGACTGGGCGGATGTAGCCGAGCAACTGAGTGGCTGGCTGGACTATGTCAACCACGAGCGGGTCTGCGATGCCACCCAAGAGATTCCCGCCCAGCGCTTGCTAAGAGAGTCTCTGAGGCCCTGTGCCCACAAGGCTGAAACCTATGCCTTTAAAGTCACGGCAGTGGTGCGACCAACGGCTCGGGTCCATTACCGGGGCTTGGAGTACTCCGTGCCTGCACAAGCGATCGGGCAATCAGTCACCCTGCATCTGCAGCAGCAGAGGGTGCAGGTGTACTTGGGCGAGCGCTTACTGGCGACTCATCCTCGCTTTCCGGAAAATGGTCGCTCCAGCGTTCTGGGGGAGCATGCCGAGCAACTGTTTGGCTTTCGACGGGGGAAGCCTTACGCGCAGCGACAGCTATTGCTGGATTTGGACCCCTTGGTGGAGCCCTATCTCACGGAGCTAGTCCACCGACGACCCAACGCTTGGGAAGCTGATATCGACAAAATCTACCAACTCTACCGTCAACTGGGTCAGGCGGAACTGTTGGCAGCGATCGCCTTGGCCAGCGAGGAGCGCTGCTTCGGTAGCGAGTACCTCGTCGAGATCGCTCAGACTGCCGCTCCAGCAGACCTGCTGCCCATCGCTCAAGCCTCTGGGGGGACAAAATGA
- a CDS encoding group II intron maturase-specific domain-containing protein, with the protein MIEQVNQFIWGWAGYFRLATVKLVFEQLDQWLRRRLRKILWEQWRTPKTRCRKLIALGVKTERARKATATGRAAWWNAGASHMHAAITNRLLAQWGLLSMGTSQCRRVDSRLAVIYLNRRVRNRTHGGVGGREGRLSLLPDHLGK; encoded by the coding sequence GTGATCGAGCAGGTCAATCAGTTTATCTGGGGATGGGCTGGCTACTTTCGGCTAGCCACAGTCAAACTCGTGTTCGAGCAGTTGGATCAATGGCTGCGCCGTCGGCTTCGTAAGATCTTATGGGAGCAATGGCGTACCCCGAAAACCCGCTGCCGAAAGCTGATTGCACTGGGGGTTAAAACAGAGCGTGCGCGTAAGGCAACTGCCACAGGCCGCGCGGCCTGGTGGAATGCGGGGGCCTCTCATATGCACGCGGCTATCACCAATCGGTTATTAGCTCAATGGGGACTTCTCAGTATGGGGACTTCTCAGTGTCGCCGAGTTGATTCGCGGTTGGCAGTGATCTACTTGAACCGCCGTGTACGGAACCGTACGCACGGTGGTGTGGGAGGACGGGAGGGGCGACTCTCCCTCCTACCCGATCATTTAGGTAAGTGA
- a CDS encoding arylsulfatase: protein MDRDRPNIVIIVADDLGWNDVGYHGSEIQTPNIDHLAGTSVQLDRFYAKNSCTPYRAALMTGVHPFRYGMSSNVIQPWDRVGLPIDRPTIAEVLKEYGYRTAIVGKWHLGHWNEAFLPTSRGFDYHYGNYCSDLDYFSHTNPKGGSLDWHRNRTPIEEEGYSTDLLAAEASSLIETHDYNKTPLFLYVSFNAPHTPLQAKEGYIENYRSISNVNRRTYGAMVQSLDEGVGTIVSALKKSTVWDNTLVVFTSDNGGGYNRGAAGDNRPLNNDKGSVYDGGVRVPTLFRFPNKTFSNEIDSHFYSVVDLFPTFLEAAGVDSGDFKLMEFDGQSILSSITNEAVFDRDEMIVQIDSREEASALIRPPYKYIWHPKNSWFETEELYNLVIDPGEVNNLIDSEVELAQLMRDHLASHRQDIAPSILVPLSKIPSTWGIPNGFMAPKVINPTKLQRLNTWPSWGNPFLWTEKVRWLSWKKLLVLGISIGIFLGISFSFAFRLIANLRD, encoded by the coding sequence ATGGATCGAGATCGCCCCAATATCGTTATCATAGTTGCTGACGATCTCGGTTGGAACGACGTTGGCTACCACGGATCTGAGATTCAAACTCCAAACATCGATCACCTAGCCGGAACATCTGTTCAATTAGATAGATTTTACGCTAAAAATTCCTGCACTCCTTATCGGGCAGCCTTGATGACAGGTGTTCATCCATTTCGCTATGGCATGTCAAGCAATGTCATTCAACCCTGGGATAGAGTTGGACTCCCTATTGATCGCCCCACTATTGCTGAAGTCCTTAAAGAATATGGATATAGAACGGCAATTGTGGGCAAGTGGCACCTTGGCCACTGGAATGAAGCATTTTTGCCCACAAGCCGTGGATTCGATTATCACTACGGGAATTACTGCAGTGATTTAGATTACTTTAGCCATACTAATCCAAAGGGTGGCAGTTTAGACTGGCATAGGAATAGAACTCCTATAGAAGAAGAGGGTTACTCAACTGATTTATTGGCGGCTGAAGCTAGTAGTTTGATTGAGACTCACGACTACAATAAGACCCCTCTTTTTCTGTATGTTTCATTCAACGCTCCTCATACCCCGCTGCAAGCAAAAGAAGGATATATTGAAAACTACAGAAGCATTTCGAATGTTAATCGTAGAACCTATGGAGCAATGGTACAGTCTCTTGATGAGGGCGTGGGCACTATCGTATCTGCTCTCAAAAAAAGTACTGTTTGGGACAACACCCTTGTAGTATTCACGAGTGATAATGGCGGTGGGTACAACAGGGGTGCTGCAGGAGACAACCGGCCATTAAATAATGATAAAGGGTCAGTTTATGACGGTGGAGTTAGAGTTCCTACACTTTTTAGATTTCCAAATAAGACTTTTTCAAATGAGATAGACAGTCACTTCTATTCCGTTGTTGATCTATTTCCAACTTTTCTGGAGGCTGCCGGCGTAGATTCAGGTGACTTCAAATTAATGGAGTTTGATGGGCAGTCTATTCTGTCATCGATAACAAATGAAGCAGTCTTTGATAGAGATGAGATGATTGTTCAAATCGACTCGAGGGAAGAGGCCTCGGCTTTAATTCGTCCGCCGTATAAATATATTTGGCATCCAAAAAATTCTTGGTTTGAAACGGAGGAGCTCTACAATTTGGTAATAGATCCTGGAGAAGTTAACAATTTGATCGATTCAGAAGTCGAACTCGCTCAACTAATGCGCGATCACTTAGCAAGTCATCGTCAAGATATTGCTCCTTCTATTCTAGTACCGCTCTCTAAGATTCCAAGCACTTGGGGAATTCCAAATGGCTTTATGGCTCCAAAAGTCATTAACCCAACGAAACTACAGCGATTAAATACATGGCCTAGTTGGGGAAATCCATTCTTATGGACTGAGAAAGTAAGGTGGTTGTCTTGGAAGAAGCTCCTTGTGCTGGGAATTTCTATCGGAATTTTCTTGGGGATAAGCTTCTCCTTTGCCTTCAGGCTTATCGCTAATCTGAGAGATTAA
- a CDS encoding glycosyltransferase, producing the protein MTSPKLSYEIKQDSLNMTPKVTAAIWIANLNSRLALYSLTAFMIAFPLNFFAAILWLLGPLAKYSWFLQLYRLSVAFTLCSGFVLFISLFIFHRFLAPKRNFYYSSLANAKVHVGLTAYNDEVCIGNAVRDFKSNPQVDKVIVIDNNSIDNTYQVSLESGADLVVTEPISGYGSCCQRALAESAVGLEDDDVIILCEGDLTFSGHDVNKFLAYLENADLVLGTRATQELRETHTQMDWLINPGNQIVAKMIQTRFWGTRLTDCGCTYRAIRVGSYRCLRSYLMVHGNYFSPHMFIEALKLQMRVIEIPVVFRARSGESKGVGSNKIKAARVALQMLGLLYTA; encoded by the coding sequence ATGACCTCCCCAAAGCTCTCATATGAAATCAAGCAAGATTCATTAAATATGACTCCGAAGGTGACAGCAGCCATATGGATAGCCAATTTGAACTCCCGTCTAGCACTGTATAGTCTGACCGCCTTTATGATTGCTTTTCCCTTGAACTTCTTTGCTGCCATACTTTGGCTCTTAGGTCCGTTAGCTAAGTACAGTTGGTTTTTGCAGCTTTATCGCTTGTCAGTTGCATTCACACTTTGTTCTGGCTTTGTACTATTTATAAGTCTATTTATATTTCACCGATTCTTAGCCCCAAAGCGAAATTTCTATTATAGCAGTCTTGCTAATGCTAAGGTTCATGTTGGCTTGACCGCCTATAATGATGAGGTTTGTATTGGTAACGCAGTCCGGGATTTCAAAAGTAATCCTCAAGTAGACAAGGTCATTGTCATTGACAATAACTCTATAGATAATACTTACCAGGTTTCCCTTGAGAGTGGTGCTGATTTGGTTGTAACGGAACCTATATCAGGATACGGTTCTTGCTGCCAACGGGCACTAGCAGAGAGTGCAGTTGGTTTAGAGGATGACGACGTCATTATCCTCTGCGAAGGCGACCTTACATTCAGTGGTCATGATGTAAATAAATTTTTGGCTTATTTGGAGAACGCTGATTTAGTGTTAGGTACTCGGGCAACGCAAGAGCTTCGCGAGACTCATACTCAAATGGACTGGCTGATTAATCCAGGAAATCAAATTGTTGCCAAGATGATACAGACTCGTTTCTGGGGAACACGTCTTACCGATTGTGGATGCACCTATAGAGCAATCCGTGTAGGTTCCTATCGCTGTCTAAGGAGTTATTTAATGGTTCATGGCAATTATTTCTCACCACACATGTTCATTGAAGCGTTGAAATTGCAGATGCGTGTAATCGAAATTCCTGTAGTATTTCGAGCTCGTTCAGGTGAGTCTAAAGGTGTTGGCTCTAATAAGATTAAAGCTGCAAGGGTAGCACTTCAAATGCTGGGTCTGCTGTATACTGCATAA
- a CDS encoding glycosyltransferase family 39 protein: MILCKAIFGKAKTIFDLIDSKEGIIFDLLIILICIYSFGHSWVESIITTDNHHWGFMFSQALDMKRGLIPHKEFLLSYGYMTTWIQSISLTILGKKIVSIGIVTGLFYSLNLFLSYRIFLIFLPKYLSTFCTFLIFSLHVFIFDPWPNYYCYTFQLLSIFLFIRGRKNIIYITASGFFLGLSFLARYTSAPAILPPFLIVLGYELLVQKNSRKIVLKTIAVFGLGFITPIILFFGFLFDNNAFGDFLIQNKVLAVLWGFERLEKDRSIFLSLLSGHADKDKYLFFVVNFLSTLLITSYLLFDSWSRKKRLSRNENIFFLLCLTSLFGYLNSIHIFDVWRLVNGSSIGFGVIAYYLMTISQGVKRNIKMMILLPLISVCFVWASYGILKTSFDHAKLTRYIVRGGISTSEISIFQGKIFRSNYYNFHHEIFESISELSSLHYIINFTQDPVIMLMNDLRKVQLSSIYLPTLADEYTDESERIQQVINEKDAVILTSEEFQAPGYEVIHQKAWDRNWNWYHKKIFVIAPSESRGNKEE, encoded by the coding sequence ATGATTTTATGTAAAGCTATTTTTGGGAAAGCTAAGACAATATTTGACTTGATTGATTCCAAGGAAGGTATTATTTTTGATCTTTTAATTATTCTTATATGTATCTATAGTTTTGGACATAGTTGGGTTGAGTCAATTATTACTACTGATAATCATCATTGGGGCTTCATGTTTTCACAAGCTCTTGATATGAAAAGGGGATTAATTCCACATAAAGAATTCTTGTTATCTTATGGATACATGACAACTTGGATTCAGAGCATTTCCCTAACTATTCTTGGGAAAAAAATTGTTTCAATAGGAATAGTAACTGGCTTATTTTATTCATTGAATCTTTTTCTGTCCTACCGCATTTTTCTAATATTTCTTCCAAAATATCTCTCCACTTTCTGTACATTTTTGATCTTCTCATTGCATGTGTTTATCTTTGATCCTTGGCCAAACTACTACTGCTATACTTTTCAATTACTATCAATTTTTCTATTTATTAGAGGCAGGAAAAATATCATATATATTACTGCTTCTGGATTTTTCTTAGGTTTGTCTTTCTTGGCTAGATACACATCTGCCCCAGCTATTTTACCTCCTTTCTTGATTGTACTTGGATATGAGCTGCTAGTTCAAAAAAACTCAAGGAAAATTGTTTTAAAGACAATTGCAGTTTTTGGTTTAGGGTTCATAACTCCAATTATCTTATTTTTTGGATTCTTGTTTGATAATAATGCATTTGGCGATTTTCTCATTCAAAATAAAGTTTTAGCAGTTTTGTGGGGTTTTGAAAGATTAGAAAAAGACCGTTCGATATTTTTGTCACTATTGAGTGGGCATGCAGATAAAGATAAATATCTTTTCTTTGTTGTTAATTTTTTGTCGACTCTATTGATTACCTCTTATCTTTTGTTTGATTCTTGGTCTCGCAAAAAAAGATTGAGCAGAAATGAAAATATCTTCTTTTTGCTTTGCTTAACTAGTCTCTTTGGATACTTAAATTCAATCCATATTTTTGATGTATGGAGATTAGTCAATGGTTCATCAATTGGCTTTGGAGTCATTGCTTATTATCTCATGACAATATCTCAAGGTGTTAAGAGAAATATTAAAATGATGATTTTATTGCCTCTTATTTCTGTTTGTTTCGTCTGGGCTAGTTATGGGATCTTAAAGACTTCATTTGATCATGCGAAATTAACTAGATATATTGTTCGAGGAGGTATTTCTACATCTGAAATTAGTATTTTTCAAGGAAAGATTTTTCGGAGTAATTACTATAACTTCCATCATGAAATATTTGAAAGTATATCAGAGCTTAGCTCTTTGCATTACATAATTAATTTCACACAAGATCCTGTTATCATGCTTATGAATGATTTGAGAAAAGTTCAACTTAGTTCGATTTATTTGCCTACTTTAGCTGATGAATATACTGATGAGTCAGAAAGAATTCAGCAAGTAATTAATGAAAAAGATGCAGTTATTCTTACCAGCGAAGAGTTTCAAGCACCTGGGTATGAGGTTATTCATCAAAAGGCTTGGGACAGGAACTGGAACTGGTACCATAAAAAAATATTTGTTATCGCTCCAAGCGAGTCGCGAGGAAATAAGGAAGAGTAG
- a CDS encoding toll/interleukin-1 receptor domain-containing protein, with product MSDIFISYTRNDRPKAERLARALEDRGLSVWWDRSIPAGQTFDDAIEEAIGFTRCVLVLWSKESVASRWVRTEAAEGVNRGILVPVLLEKVEMPLAFRRIQAADLSDWKGEADDMAFKRLVSNIQALLDNASQAQPHGVSNPPIKVRGGQRRTLLFLTIAAASVVILAIYLRLSWVTNTPPTPTSTRTVYISGNWTINDDEIFGSDEEETHDFEKEVRLQAGQEQTIRFAECVGNEVEGVLEIDILLNQDLSATGKGTIFYYEGTACPNDDLEDRSSFRISAPRDGTSSPFQGHIGDQDGYVRINRLELSVR from the coding sequence GTGAGCGATATCTTCATCAGTTACACGCGCAACGATCGCCCCAAAGCCGAACGACTGGCCCGTGCCCTCGAAGACCGAGGTTTATCTGTCTGGTGGGACCGATCGATCCCAGCCGGTCAGACCTTCGACGATGCGATCGAAGAGGCGATCGGCTTCACGAGATGCGTTTTAGTGCTTTGGTCGAAGGAGTCAGTTGCCAGTCGCTGGGTGCGCACCGAGGCGGCGGAAGGCGTGAATCGAGGCATCCTTGTGCCTGTTCTGCTAGAAAAGGTCGAAATGCCCTTGGCCTTCCGGCGTATTCAAGCCGCTGACCTCTCTGACTGGAAGGGCGAGGCTGACGACATGGCTTTCAAGAGACTGGTGAGCAATATCCAGGCCCTGCTCGACAACGCAAGTCAAGCACAGCCGCATGGCGTTTCCAACCCTCCGATAAAAGTTAGGGGCGGCCAGAGAAGAACTCTTCTCTTTCTTACGATCGCAGCTGCGAGTGTCGTTATCCTGGCTATCTACCTGCGGCTCTCCTGGGTAACGAACACCCCGCCAACGCCGACGTCAACGCGAACCGTTTATATTTCAGGAAATTGGACAATCAATGATGATGAGATCTTTGGCAGTGATGAAGAAGAAACACATGACTTTGAAAAAGAGGTACGACTTCAAGCTGGCCAAGAGCAGACCATTCGTTTTGCAGAATGTGTTGGCAATGAAGTTGAGGGTGTACTGGAGATCGACATCCTACTCAATCAAGATTTATCAGCGACAGGGAAAGGTACAATTTTCTACTATGAGGGCACAGCTTGTCCCAATGATGACTTAGAGGATCGGAGTAGTTTTAGAATTTCTGCACCGCGCGATGGAACGAGTTCACCTTTCCAAGGCCATATAGGCGACCAAGATGGTTATGTTCGGATTAACCGCTTGGAATTGAGTGTTCGCTAA
- a CDS encoding peptidylprolyl isomerase, with the protein MIDRSATTISADDVVDRLKRNLAYHTIVRKIAAQQAIDRAARERGISVDPDAIQAEAERIRLENRLEKAADTLKWLSDRTISVEDWEAGISDRLLSKALAEDLFESEVKSYFAQNKLNYDRLILYRIVVPYETLAQEIFYQIEEEEISFYEAAHLYDINEKRRYCCGFEGKVYRWSLSPDIAPALWSANVGEIIGPLQIEEQYHLFLIEEFIPAELKPEIHQAIIDKLFKEWLERELQYIFDR; encoded by the coding sequence ATGATCGATCGCAGTGCAACTACTATTAGCGCGGACGATGTTGTTGACCGCTTGAAAAGAAATTTGGCCTACCATACGATTGTTCGAAAGATCGCGGCTCAACAGGCGATCGACAGAGCTGCGCGCGAGAGAGGTATTTCGGTCGATCCCGATGCAATTCAGGCTGAAGCAGAACGGATACGCCTGGAAAATCGACTAGAAAAAGCTGCAGATACACTCAAGTGGCTGAGCGATCGCACGATCTCGGTGGAAGACTGGGAAGCTGGGATTAGCGATCGCTTGCTATCGAAAGCATTAGCTGAAGATTTGTTTGAAAGTGAGGTAAAGTCATACTTTGCCCAAAACAAGCTTAACTACGATCGCCTAATACTTTATAGAATTGTCGTCCCTTATGAAACACTGGCTCAAGAAATCTTCTATCAGATTGAAGAGGAAGAAATCAGTTTTTACGAGGCTGCACATCTTTACGATATCAATGAAAAACGCAGATATTGCTGTGGTTTTGAAGGCAAAGTTTATCGGTGGAGCTTAAGTCCAGATATTGCTCCAGCTTTATGGAGCGCCAACGTAGGAGAAATTATTGGCCCCCTCCAGATAGAAGAGCAATACCATCTATTTTTAATTGAAGAATTTATTCCGGCGGAGTTAAAGCCCGAAATTCATCAAGCAATTATCGATAAACTCTTTAAGGAATGGCTAGAGCGAGAGCTTCAATATATTTTCGATCGATAG
- a CDS encoding HetP family heterocyst commitment protein, giving the protein MNTYTDSKIDKAMEPEQFNQIVDAILDGKYSWACVLILRFAGYNPVHYIPYRTYYRLMKEHRLANKKKIVDVAIGSNNQRIHSPAAKKKARQGQQRLADLSYLESARESLSVTGGCGHLMWGDAELDCFAFN; this is encoded by the coding sequence ATGAACACTTATACTGACTCGAAAATTGATAAGGCAATGGAGCCCGAGCAGTTTAACCAGATTGTAGATGCCATTCTGGATGGAAAATACTCTTGGGCCTGCGTACTTATATTGCGCTTCGCTGGCTATAACCCAGTACATTACATCCCCTATCGGACTTACTATCGTCTAATGAAAGAACACCGTTTGGCGAACAAAAAGAAAATTGTTGATGTGGCAATTGGCTCTAACAATCAAAGAATTCACTCGCCTGCCGCGAAAAAGAAAGCCCGTCAAGGTCAACAGCGGCTTGCGGACCTCAGTTACTTAGAGTCTGCTAGAGAGTCACTCTCAGTCACTGGAGGTTGTGGGCATCTCATGTGGGGCGATGCAGAGTTAGACTGTTTTGCTTTTAATTAA